The nucleotide window CCGGTATATCTGGCCTGATGGTATGCGCTCCGCTCTTCTCTGGTGGCGTCCTGCCCGCTAATGCATCTGCGGTTTCTGGAGTAAAGTGAATGGTTACCATCAGAACGGCAAATTTAGCTGACCTCAAAGCCATCACCGAAATCTATAATGAAGCGGTGCTGAACACGGACGCCTCGTTCGATATCAAGCCAAAGACCGTCACCGAACAGGAAGCCTGGTTCGCTCATCACGGCACCAGAAGACCGGTGCTGGTTGCCGAGCTGGACGGCGGCGTTGTCGGCTGGGCGTCTCTCAGCGAGTGGTCACACCACAACGCTTACGCCGATACCGTGGAGGTTTCTCTTTATGTAAAACTGATGTTCTGGAGGAGAGGTATCGGCGGGAAGCTCCTGGAAGAGATTCTTCTCGCAGGTGAGAAGGTGGGACTGCACACAGTCATTGCCCGCATCACCGCCGGCAACAGCGTCAGCATCCACCTCCACGAGAGCGCCGGTTTCGAGCACATCGGTGTGATGAGGGAGGTCGGCAGGAAGTTTGGCCGACTTCTTGACGTGCATATGATGCAGAAAATATACCCCTCACCTCAAAGCCCGGTGAAGTAACGGAAAGTCAGTAAAACAAGCTCCGCGGGAAATAGCACGGCGGCAACCCTGAAGACACCGGGGGCAATCCAGTCCGGCAGGAAAATATCGGTGACTGAACCCTTCATTGCCCCGTGCCTCTCGGCAAAGGTGGTCAGCGGGCACTTCCACTCATTGAGCATCAGCATCACCCCGTTGATTAGAATTGAGCCGATGGCTAGCAGCAGGAGCAGGTTGTAAGCCCTGACGATGCCGGCGTACAATATATAGAAGAGGCAGGCCGCCTGGAAAAAGAAGATTATCGTATGAATGTATTTAAGCAAAAGCAGCTTATTCAACATGTGGCAATATAATAAAGCATGAAGATAGTAGATGACAACCGGAAATCATTATTTGAGCCGGGATACCTGTCCCTTTACCGCTCCGGTGAGTTAAGACGCCGGGCGGAAGTACTTAAGTCGCGGCTCAGCACCTGTGATATTTGCCCCCGGGTGTGCGGCGTCAACCGGCTGAAGGGAGAAAGGAAATTTTGTCACTCGGGCTATTTACCCATTGTTTCCTCATTTTGTGCCCATCATGGCGAGGAACCGGTCCTTTCCGGGAGCCGCGGCTCCGGGACGGTATTCTTCGGTAACTGCAACCTGAGGTGCGTCTACTGCCAGAACCACCAGATAAGCCAGGACTGGACTAAACAGCAGGCGAAGGAAGTAGACGTTCGCACTCTGGCGGAATACATGCTTTACCTCCAGAACGTACTGGGCTGCCATAATATCAACTTCGTTTCCCCCTCCCACTTCGTCCCCCAGCTGGTGCGGGCGGTGCTGGAAGCGGTGCCGATGGGACTGCGCCTGCCGCTGGTCTACAACAGCAGCGGCTATGATTCGGTTAGCTCACTGGAGTTGCTCGACGGCATCATCAGCATCTACCTGCCGGACCTCAGGTACGCCTCCGATAAATGGTCGGTGAAGTTTTCCCAGGCTCCTGATTACGTATTGCATAGCCGCGCTGCCATCAAGGAGATGTACCGGCAGGT belongs to Dehalococcoidales bacterium and includes:
- a CDS encoding radical SAM protein — translated: MKIVDDNRKSLFEPGYLSLYRSGELRRRAEVLKSRLSTCDICPRVCGVNRLKGERKFCHSGYLPIVSSFCAHHGEEPVLSGSRGSGTVFFGNCNLRCVYCQNHQISQDWTKQQAKEVDVRTLAEYMLYLQNVLGCHNINFVSPSHFVPQLVRAVLEAVPMGLRLPLVYNSSGYDSVSSLELLDGIISIYLPDLRYASDKWSVKFSQAPDYVLHSRAAIKEMYRQVGEVVLDGAGLAQRGLIVRHLILPNGLAGSEESLTWLAEEVSPAVTVSIMAQYFPAHRAGRIPLLSRTISAAEYAEVVKLVNRLGLENGWLQELGASGNYVPDFARQEHPFE
- a CDS encoding N-acetyltransferase family protein produces the protein MVTIRTANLADLKAITEIYNEAVLNTDASFDIKPKTVTEQEAWFAHHGTRRPVLVAELDGGVVGWASLSEWSHHNAYADTVEVSLYVKLMFWRRGIGGKLLEEILLAGEKVGLHTVIARITAGNSVSIHLHESAGFEHIGVMREVGRKFGRLLDVHMMQKIYPSPQSPVK